The following nucleotide sequence is from Apium graveolens cultivar Ventura chromosome 4, ASM990537v1, whole genome shotgun sequence.
GCACACCGAACAAGGTAAAATCAATATATTAGCTATACAAATATACTTGATTTTCTAGTTTTTATCATCTGCTTGATTAATTTTCTGGGTTCTTTATCATTATTTAATTGTTGGGTATCTTTCTAGTTTTGAATGCTTTGTTTGTGTGGGTTGTTTAATTAGTTAATGTTCTTGTGCTTTTCATAGATCGATGGGGTTCCATCTAGTTTATGATTTATGTGtgcttatatatataattatttaatagctCATCTGCCATAGCAAGCCTTTAAATTTTTCTCGCGGAGGTTGATTAGAAAGTACTGTATTGGATGATTGTGGAGAGTTCTCAATTTTGTAAGTCAGTATCATAGGAGACACTAGTCTGTTGAAACACTTGATCATCGTTTGTTTTGATGTAATCAACCGTATAGTTCGGAGTTTATAGTAAAAATAAAATTTGTTTGTTTTAGGTGTCAGCTACTAATATGAGATGCATCTATTTACATTAGGCAGTTATGTGGCTCAATTTCATTGTCTATGCTTGTTCAAACAACTGCAAATTCCTATACATCTTATATGCAAATGTTTGGCATAGTAACTCCCTGCCTTCTAAAATTTAGAGCTTTTATTAATTGAACTTGTAATCTAGATTGTGCTTCTTCTATTCGGTTATGTTTCACCGGAAATGAGTCCTAGTAGGTTGATGATTTTGATGGGGACACCATGTAAAGGGGTCTAAAGTTTAGCGCTATGTTGGATGGTCTAATATGTGTGAGACCGGCCCTTGAGATTTGAGTATTGTAGACGGATTTTTAAAATGATGCCTCTTTTTTATAAGGTAGTAAAATCAATTAGGAATATTCAAGTCAAAACATTCATACCATTAttgtaaaacaaaaaaaaagtaTATTACATTCAAATGCATTTATGCTGAGGGTGCCCTGTGCGTGAAATTAGATATGATGATAAATATTTGGTTGGCACATATCCCATTCTTGTGTTCATGTATGCTAGAGTTCAGAAAAGGCAAGAGTCTCCTCTCTCCAGAAACTTTAACTTTTCTGGTTTACCATAGCTTTGGCAGAAATACCTATATTTACATTTAAACATTcccaaattttttttttatcagAACACACAATTATCTTCTGTAATTTAGGTAACTGTTTTTGCAATTTCTGTAGCTACTAATTTTCTAGCTAATTTTATTCTCTCGGAAGGTCTTTATGATGTACTATGTATCTAGTATCAAGTATctgtttttttaatattaaatttgtATTTACTATTTCCACAACAATTGAGATTTTATACTATGTATCGTGTTCTGGTATGTGTGTGTGGGTTGGCTTGCTTCTGCTCCCACATGACTCCATCATGGGGCACATGATAATCTAGTACCGCGTCCTGCACCATTTTTTCTTCAAACTTTCTTGTGGAATACTTAAAGCTAGGAGCCTTGTATCATCACAGTGTGTTTATATTTAAAGTAGTCTGTTATGGAAAAAAGATAGAAACATATTGAGAAAATAGAAACACGTGAATTGGTATTGGAACACAAAAAACCTGTGGCCACAACCATAATCAGCTGTAAATgtaaataaaaaatcaaaattcaGCATATCTTAAAAACCCAAAGCGAAAGATTCTAAACTAGAAATATCACATGGTTATCTTAATTTGTCAGATATTGTGGCAGTGTAAGCTCTTAAACTTCCTCAATTGTAAGCTGCTTTAGTTAGGAGGTAGTTATACCATCTATACTTTTATGAATATTTGGCACATTGGATAAACTACATCAAATTACTGATATTTGTAGTTATAAGCCAATCATTGTCATTTGATTAGAACAAATAGTCATCTATGGATAGGCTATATATTTGCAATCTGTTTATGTGTTCTTTGAGcatttgactattaaaaaacCTACAATCTTAATAGAAGACATTAATATTATGATATAAGACAATCTAGTAAAATAGTGAAGCAAAGTCTTTAATTTTTGAAGTGAGATcataaatgtaaattatttattgCTACTAGATAAATGTTGATACCTGTGTTTATTTATTATTCTATTTGGATCTCTATAGGGTTGATACCTTTGTACTATAAATTTTTAAATAGTAAATATGTACCTTATCTTTATTCTCGTATTACTTCCATGTAGTTATGGATCAACCAAGTGAAAATGCAAGTCAAAAATCCTTAAGAACATATTGGAAGGACGATAACTTAACCAAAACTTTTCTTGAGGCTTGTATTCAAGAGATTACAGCATGTGGTAGGCAAGGTAGCAGTTTGAAACCTTATTCCTGGGATAACGTGGGAGAAGTTCTTAAGAAAATGCACAACTTTAGTGTTGATCAAAGACAAATGAGAAATCGATACGATTACTTGAGGAATAGAAATGCTGCTTGGTGCGGCTTGAAAGCTAAAAATGGGAATCACTATGATCCCACGAATAACACTTTTAACTTCACTGAGCAAGAATGGATACAACATATTCAGGTTTCACTCTTCAATAAAATTATTACTTAGTATTAGGACAGTCTCCAAACATTATTCTAAATTGAGTGTGTTTATTGTGCAGGCTAATAAACATGTAGCTACTTTAAGAACCACACCATTGATTTTTCCAGATCTTTGCAGAAGCCTTTTTGATGGCGCGGCTGCTACTGGTATTAGTGGATGGGGGCCTAGCTCTAAGAAGAATAGAAGTACTGATTTAAATGATGACTTGGAGATTCTTGGTGGCGATGATATCCATAGTCAGTCACAGGCTAATTCACCATTTTCGGGCACACACTCGAACTCTAATTCAACATTTCAAGCTACCACACAGTCAAATGTCTCAGATACACAAGATAAAGGAGAAAGACCAAGGAAAAAAGCTAAAAGCTCATCAAAACCATCCAAAAGTTCACAACTTGAAGATAAAATGGCCAGTGCACTAGACCTTATGATTCAAAATAATAGTGGACCGTCTCTTCAGGAGTGCAAAGAAAAATTAAACACAATTGGTTGGGAATCAACTAATCCATTACGCCAGATGGCCCTTGGTATTTTCTGCGAAAGTGCAACTTATAGGACACAATGGATGCTCCTTGAGGAAGATGAAATAGAACCTTGGGTTAAGATGGTTTCATCTAAATTAGGATTTAAAGTTTAGTTTTTTTTGGTTATCGAGTAAACTATTTCTAAATTAGGTTTCAAACTCGAATGTTAAAGTTGTTTGGATTTTGTGATTTATTTGATTCTTGTAGTGAACATTGTAGCTAGGACAATGAATTCAGTAATTTTAGTTAAATTTCTTGTAGTGAACATTGATATGGTTCTCAGTACAATGAAATTTAGTTTATATTTTTTAATCATTCATTATTGTTTTCTGTAGGTTGAATATAGAGACTATAGATCAACTTTTATGTGTCATGCTTGTGTATTATTATTTGAAAAAAATTCGCTCGAGGAATATACCAAGGTTAAAAGATAATACTTCAGCTTTGGGTGGACATGCATATACACGTGAGTTGTTAAATGGTTCAAACACACAATATCAAGAAATGATGCGACTCTCTCGTGTTGCATATATACAACTTTGTGACCTCTTTAAGCAGCGAAGTTGGGTTAAAGATAGTCGAAATGCAACTGCTGAAGAGAAAATTGCTATTTTCTTGCATGTTATATGCCATAATGATCTCTTTATAAAGGTAAAAAATAGATTTCAGCACTCCACGGAAACACCTCACAGGTATTTTCATGAGGTGTTGAATGGAATGATGGAGTTTGCCAAAGAAGTCATAGTCCCTACGCCATATGACCAAAATACCAGTAGATCAAAAAGACAGATTAAGCtactaaaaatattttttagtaAGTTATTAAATGTTATTTAACTTATTTTATTACAAAGTAAATATAATGTATCAAAGTAGTAATAAAACATACATATATCCTTATATTACAGGGGGCAATTGGTGCATTAGATGGAACCTTATTCATGCAATTGTTCCTGCTAGTCAACAAGCTCGTTACAGATGCTATCAAAATGTACTAGGAATATGTGATTTCAATATGATATTCACATTTGTTTGGGCCGTATGGGAAGGGATTGCACATGATTCAAGAATATTAATAGAAGTTGTAGCTGATACTGATTCTGGTTTTCCCCTACCACCCCCAAGTATGTATCTTTTATTATGCTTtacaatatatttttttaataagtAATCCGTATTGATAAAatcaaaaaatattattatatcaATTGCAGATAAATATTATCTTTGTGATACTGCATATGCAAACACTCGTGGTTTTCTAACTCGATATAAAAACACAAGATATTGGCAAGCTGATTTCCGGGGACGACGTGCTTTGACTAAGGAGGAAAAATTTAATCATGCTCATGCACAATTGAGAAATGTTATAGAGCGTGCATATGGTGTTTTGAAAGCACGATTTCCTATATTAAAGCAAATGCCTCCTTACACGTTTTCGACGCAGAGAGATATCGTCATTGCATGTTTTGCAGTCCATAATTTTATAAGGTTGCAAAAATTAGAAGATGAATTATTTGATGAATGTGACAATAATGTCTCGAGTGACAgtgatgaagaagaaaatgaagaaatggTAGAAGAGGCAGAAGATGAATCATAACGAACTTCACAAGGAACACAATTCATGAGTAGATTACGTGATCAAATTGCTTTGAAACTTTCACCGGGCTCATAAACTTTGTACTCCACTTCTGTTTTATTGTGACATGATAACTActtatataatttaatatttttgtcTGTTAAAATTTGTTCAAATTAGATGTAATGTTTTTTTGAACAAAATGGCATCCAGATAAGATAAATGTTTCTACCAAACAATATTATTCATTCAGAATTCAGAATTTTGATTCCTTCAGATTATTCAGAAATATTATTCATTCAGAAATAAGATATTCAGATTTGTCAAATGACCCCTAACACTCTTTCCCTGCAATGTATTTCGAATTGTGCAGGGAAAAACCTTTTTGTCTTTTTAAATGTTTATTCAATTTTAAAGAGAGCCCAGCTGTAACCGAGACCATTTATCTGTGCATCGCTACTTGTGCTCAACTTAATTGCTCTAAATTTGTTGGTAAgtgaaatatttttttatatcaTTTTTTGTCTTCTTGATTTATATTGTAATTTGTTAGTATAAAAGTTTGCAATGCTAATTTTTAGATGCGTCATGTGTGCTGCAGATATAAATGTTACGGAGCAATGTATTGCAAATGATTGTTTCAACTTGTGCTGATATGAAAATTAATCTTATTTATTTTATCGTAACTAACCCGTAACCGCTATTCTTCGGTTGCACATTTAGTAAACCCTATGGGCTCATATAATAGCCTGCAAACGACGTGAAACAAGATAAACCGCATTAAGCGACATACTCTGACTCAGAaaacataatcataaattctcctcctgtAAACTGAACCAATCCTTGCGGGCAACTACATCCATTTAGTGAAATCCTAATGACGTTTCTAATAGTTTTATTCCCTTGGTCCTTAATTATTTGTTCAGTTTTGATTTGTAATTATTAATTTGATCAAATTTTGAGTGAAATTTATGCACTTTATATAATTAacaatatttaaaaaattatccATAGGAAACtacatttaaaatatttaatatgtAATATTTGATTAAAATTGATCAATTTAACCCCCGAAAAGCTGTGACACCTCGAAAGGGAAGGAGGAATGGTAACAAATATAACAACCTTTTAGTATGCATTTTAGAAGTCCGAAAAGGAGGTCTTTAACTATAATCTTAATTTGTGCTAGTTCAAAATGTTGACTAGTTTATGGAACTTTAGCATATGCAATTCCATATGAAACATGATTAAAGTCAAAAATAGATGCAATTAAATATCATCTATTTTTTTGTTGTGTTCTTAATCATATCAAAATATATTTTCTTACAAAATTTATCGAAAATAATGTAATACTCGCACATTCAAATCATTgcaattattttttaataaattgcATAACATTTTTCTATATAACtctttaaaaaatataaaaacttGAATTTATAATTCAGTTGCACCCAAAGTTTTTGCAACATGAAGTATTTGATTTCAAGTACCAAATTTATCGATTTGATAATTAGCATAAATATAATAGTATAATTTATTATGTTAGAAAtatgtactccctccgtccctcccaattgttatcgtttttgggagagtgtccgacacgcattttactttataatttttttaaatttttttttatgaataaaaatagAGTGTTTAAACTTTTGttcagaaaaatatttttttttaaaaaaattaaagaacTATACTTTCTCTTCATCGTGTCGGACACTCTTctagaaacgataacaattgggagggacggagggagtaattgATTCCCCATATTTGTTTTAGAAAGTAGTTAAATTCAATTTTCTCCATATAAAAACTATTGTTAACTATTGTTTCATTAAGATAGCGTGACCTTTGGAAAATGTTATGCGTCTTGTGCGAGTAGAACTAATAACCAGTTCACCACAATAACGTGAGGTGGTTTACCAACCTTTTTCTTAGTGGATTACCAGATTAAAAAGGCTAACAAGATTAGCGGTAATTTAATAACAAATTAAGAGCTTGTTTGGTATGCACTCAGTTATCTATGCATTTTAACTTCATTGGAAATGACTTGTGATCTGCCTGTTTTGTTGTGAATGATACATGAAACAGAAATTACTCAGAAAGTTATAATACCTAACTACCTAAGTAACGCGGGAAGTTACTGACCCACTCTTTCTAGATTATCCACTGTGATCATGATGGGCGTACACTTTATCTTAATATTTTCGGTATATTTTAGTTGTTTTGTACTGGTTTggattttttatttaataaatattaatatatttttttagatATCAATGATTAAGGAGTTTTATATAATAAAAGAAACTTCACTATAAGAAAATAAGGTTAAATATAATTGTACAAATACAACCGGAGTCAATTTCAACCACTTTCGGTTGAATTTAACGGCACGGCTAAATTTAACCGCAAGCGGTCATATttaaatacggttgtatttacGCGGTCGAATTTAGTAATAATTACAACCGTATTTATATGCAATCATATACAGTTGAGTTTAGCCgtactcctaaattcaaccgcactcggtcgaatttagctttgccaaaaaaatggagggaattttcccgccAACGATTTTTTTGACActactaaattcaaccgattttgGTCCAATTCGATTTTTGAAAATGGCGGGAAATTTCCGAAAAAATGATAGAATAAAATTAACACGAAATTTAAATTTTAGTTCTTGCAAAAAAGATCATTATGGTAGTTACATATTTATGGTTCAAGTAATAATTATAGtttgaattttaatttattttgtatttgttttaagTTATAATCCAACCATACAGATTTGATAATTGTCAAAAATAAAAAGTGTAAGGAAAAAATTAAGtaatttgaatatttaaattttaactattTTACAAATTGAATTTAGTGGTTGAGATCGTAACACTAAAGTAGTTCGACCAgtatttcttactagtgtttagtcctatactgatattttgatttttttaaaaatgttaatgaatgatccaaccataaggatgtcaagatctatatattttagtgatatgaaaaaaaattttaaaaaaaacaaatgTATTTGTcttgctattttaatagtcaactaatAGTTTGACCAGTAATTCTtaatagtgtttagtcccatattaacgtttcaattttttcaaaaatatttataaatgatccaacaataagtatgtcaagatctatatatttcagtgatatgataattttttaataaaaataaatgtatctggtttcctattttaacagtcaactagtagtttgaccaatacttcttactagtgtaTAGTCACATACTGAtgtgttaggcccttaatcaactgtagatggggggggggggtaaatacaattaatacaatcaattcgacaaaacttcaacagaatcaacagtttttatattaactgataaatttttttacaaacgtactctctcgaaaggatgaacaaatatccttgagagctgttaggttatgcgaaagatataacaatgtcgcaatgtttatagcatgaacctaatctgtgctttatatagagcacaactacaaaatgtataaggaatcatattctatcaacaacaaggaaacctaatacaatgcttctgagataaagtccttcaccgccttgagttcctgttttcttttccttatcgaagatcaactgatgtgacaaatactgattatatcttccgttgatatcatcatccgtcAATATAATaatccgttgatatcatcatccgttgatatcatctTCATTcgttgatataagttctgatgtgaacttctgataatttttgcttgatatcatcaattgctcctaacaatctcccct
It contains:
- the LOC141720238 gene encoding uncharacterized protein LOC141720238, with the translated sequence MMRLSRVAYIQLCDLFKQRSWVKDSRNATAEEKIAIFLHVICHNDLFIKVKNRFQHSTETPHRYFHEVLNGMMEFAKEVIVPTPYDQNTSRSKRQIKLLKIFFRGNWCIRWNLIHAIVPASQQARYRCYQNVLGICDFNMIFTFVWAVWEGIAHDSRILIEVVADTDSGFPLPPPNKYYLCDTAYANTRGFLTRYKNTRYWQADFRGRRALTKEEKFNHAHAQLRNVIERAYGVLKARFPILKQMPPYTFSTQRDIVIACFAVHNFIRLQKLEDELFDECDNNVSSDSDEEENEEMVEEAEDES